A single window of Nicotiana sylvestris chromosome 3, ASM39365v2, whole genome shotgun sequence DNA harbors:
- the LOC138887007 gene encoding putative F-box/LRR-repeat protein At3g18150, with the protein MARANVNGSKQIRTKFTQYQKKEMLEFSERVGCKLQKRDEELISDFCSKIRVKNGFLSIKESTKMSILSKIWLQAWSTLPNLKFIGNYSIDRKIIDAILERYRDNKIPIDKFEFSYCLEYGSRELPFFTILATKSLRELVLADCDLASILLSSGVANCHSLRKLSLSCVTLDENMLQNLLNSCPLLVALVLEYCPGLKKIELLNLRKIKNRSLEVLYIRDCEGIREIDAPNLVSLDYNGDQAPELKIAKEPI; encoded by the exons ATGGCGAGGGCTAACGTAAATGGAAGCAAGCAAATCAGGACTAAATTTACTCAATATCAAAAGAAAGAAATGTTGGAATTCTCCGAAAGAGTTGGGTGTAAATTGCAGAAGCGAGATGAAGAGCTGATTAGCGATTTTTGCAGCAAAATCAGAGTTAAAAACGGCTTCTTAAG CATTAAAGAATCAACTAAGATGAGTATTCTCTCCAAAATATGGCTACAAGCTTGGTCGACTCTTCCTAACTTAAAGTTCATAGGTAATTATTCCATAGACCGGAAAATAATTGACGCAATCCTAGAGAGATACAGGGACAACAAAATCCCTATTGATAAGTTTGAATTTTCATATTGTTTAGAATATGGTTCTCGTGAG TTACCTTTTTTCACAATCTTGGCAACAAAATCTTTACGAGAATTGGTTCTAGCCGATTGTGATCTGGCGTCTATTTTATTATCTAGTGGTGTGGCGAATTGTCATTCTTTGAGAAAGCTTTCTCTGTCTTGTGTAACTTTAGACGAAAACATGCTTCAGAATCTACTTAATAGTTGTCCTTTGCTCGTTGCTTTAGTACTTGAGTATTGTCCGGGGTTGAAAAAGATTGAGTTGTTGAATCTTCGAAAGATCAA AAATAGATCCCTCGAGGTCTTGTATATTCGGGATTGTGAGGGCATAAGGGAAATTGATGCTCCAAATTTGGTATCACTAGATTATAATGGAGATCAAGCTCCTGAGCTGAAAATTGCAAAAGAGCCAATATAG
- the LOC138887008 gene encoding uncharacterized protein — protein MILPTDAERVRRFIAGLHSCIRANMTREVAMGTSYQLVMEIARRIEGNHLRGREQLQLDKRARFFGEFNGAPSRGRGHFGRVQPSRPPYSASPPARGAPACPYFSAMAESSYCPPAIQGSSSGCQPSRGGVQTGRARPRGGGQTGRGQPATAQSGGGQPASAPAKFFALPARPDTLASDAVITCIISVCGRDASVLFDPGSTYSYVSSLFAHFLVIPPKTLGTHVHVPTLVGDSVVVDRVYRSCVVTFYGFETRADLMLLDMIDFEVILGMDWLSPYHAVLDCHTKTVTLTMPGLLGLECKGSTIDISSRVISFLKARHMVDKGCLAYLAYVWDTTAESPMINSIPVFWEFTDVFPSDLPGMPPDCNIEFCIDLAPGIQPISIPTYRMAPKDQEC, from the exons atgatacttcctactgatgCAGAAAGGGTGCGGAGGTTCATAGCAGGATTGCATTCTTGCATTAGGGCTAACATGACCCGAGAGGTGGCGATGGGGACTTCTTATCAGCTAGTAatggagattgctcggaggattgagggcaACCATCTGAGGGGTAGGGAGCAGTTGCAGTTGGATAAGAGGGCTAGATTCTTTGGAGAGTTCAATGGTGCCCCGTCTAGGGGTAGAGGTCATTTTGGGAGGGTTCAGCCCAGCAGACCCCCATATTCAGCATCACCACCTGCTCGGGGTGCTCCAGCGTGCCCCTATTTCAGCGCCATGGCAGAGAGTTCTTATTGcccgccagctattcagggttcctccagtgG TTGCCAGCCGTCTAGGGGCGGGGTACAGACTGGTAGAgctcgtcctagaggtggaggccaaacagggagaggtcagccagctactgctcagtcaggtggaggccagccagccagTGCTCCAGCCAAATTCTTTGCCCTTCCGGCCAGGCCAGATACATTGGCCTCCGATgccgtcatcacatgtattatatcagTCTGCGGTAGAGATGcgtcggtattatttgatccagggtctacttattcatatgtatcatcattgtttgctcatttcctggttATTCCTCCTAAGACTTTAGGCACTCATGTACATGTGCCCACTCTTGTGGGTGATTCTGTTGTTGTGGATCGGGTCTACCGGTCATGTGTAGTCACATTctatggttttgagactagagcagatctcatgttacttgatatgatcgactttgaggtcatcctaggcatggattggttatccccataccACGCCGTCCTTGATTGCCATACCAAGACTGTTACATTAACAATGCCAGGGTTGCTAGGGTTAGAGTGTAAGGGTTCCACAATTGATatatctagtcgggttatctcttttctgaaggctcggcatatggtcgacaaggggtgtttggcttatctggCCTATGTTTGGGATACCACAGCCGAGTCTCCGATGATTAATTCAATTCCAGTATTTTGGGAGTtcaccgatgtgtttccttctgatcttcctggtATGCCGCCGGATTGCAATATTGaattctgtattgatttggctccaggtatccaacctatatctattccgacgtatcgtatggctccgaaAGACCAAGAGTGTTAG